The Metabacillus endolithicus nucleotide sequence TATAGATAAAGACCAAGTTATTCGTAAGGGCAGTGATATAGAAGTTGAGAATGTTACGTATATCATAAAGGGGCCTAGTGACTTATTACAAAAGTGGTCTTTATTAAAAACAGCTTACCTCATTGGATATGCACGTCAAATTCCTATAATCGTTTATGATATGTCTCATAATTTAACACATGAGCATGAAAGGATTATTTTAAAGCAAGCAGACCATGTATTCATTACTTCAACTTTTGATCCAGTACGAGTAAATAGAAGCGTTGATGAGTATAGCGAGTTTAGAAAACACATACCCCCTGAAAAGATTTCAATGATTTTAAACTACTCAACAAAAGAACTTCGTACAAAGTATGAAGATAAACTAAGGGATTCATTTTCAATTACTGGAGATGTCTATCATATACCATATGTTCATGAAATGACGACAGCATTAATAAAAGGATGTTCCACATGGGAGCATATACCCGAAGATGATGAGTTTAAAAAAGAACTAAAAAGCACGATGGCAATTCTTACAGAAAAAGTAGTAGGGAAAGAACTGCTTAGTAAATTATTACCAGAATCAAAGAGGAAGCGTTGGTCTTTTTTTAGTAAGAAATAGAGTGAAAATATATTAGGAGGAAATATGCAAAAAAAGAACTTATAAACATTGGTCTATAGGAGAACAAGAGCAACTTATTGAATTAATACAATATAGATTAAAGTATCACGAGATTGAATGGAGAAAGTTCAGTTTATTAGCTATTATCACACTTTATCTTCTTTATATATCTTTTTCATTTACCGCAATTGATTGAAATTTTGGTGGTATTGAAAGAGGTTTAAATAATTAATATTTTCTAAGCCGTAGTAAAATCCTAAATAAGAATAAAAAATCAATATCTCTCATTATGTGAACAAAGAACCTCAAAAATATTTAAGAAATACCCTAAAAAGGTTAATCTATCAATATTGTATAAAATAATGCATAATCTATAAAAGTAACAAAGAGCCAACCCGTTGATATCATTGAGTTTGGCTCTTTTACTCGCTTCGTATTGTTGATGTTATGGTAACTAAAGATGTATATGATATACTCTTAGCTTTAATTTTCAACCAAATTGATTTTATCTTTATATTTTGCTTTTGCTTCCTTAATTAGTTTTTTAACACTTTTATCATCACCATTAAATTCTAATTCATCTGTTTCTAATGGAGCCTTACCATATACAGCACCTACAGGGATAAATGTTCCAGGATCAGAGCTACTTTCATCCATAAATAATATATAATGTTTACCTTTTTCCATAAGTTCATATCCATCTAAAGAATAATTAACCTTTTTTTGCCATCACCAATAGTATCACTAGCAGCATTTTCTAATACAGAAATCACATCATTTTTAATAACTTCTTGACCAGAAGTATTTTTAATAACCTTCTTAACTTGAAAATTTGATATTGTATAGCCACCCATAATACCTTCATATCCATCTTCACCTACTACACCATCTTCTAGTATGGTAGGTTCCTCTTTATTTAATTTCTTCCCTATAACAATTAAAGTGGATTTATGCTCCATAGCTTCAACACTTTCAAACCCTTCATGTTTTCCGTGACCATAAAAAGACTGTTCAGTAACAGGTTCGTTATCTTTGTAAATATAAATACCACCAAAAAAGATTAGTGAAACTAAAATCGTTTTAATTAGAATCCCTTTGTATTTCATTTGAAAATTTCCCCTCCTTAATATCTCGCTCGAATGCCAGACCAATCATCTGATACAGGATAAATACTATCTAGCCATTCTGGCCCCGATACCATAATTGAAGGAACATCATCTTCATGAGCTAATCCCAATGAATGTCCAACCTCATGTGCTGTCGTTTCTTTTTCTCGATCATCAGATAAAGGACCAAAATCACCCCAGAAAGTTATGTTTGAATAATCACTAGTACTACAACGACATTCACTGACTTCTGTAGCATAGTCATTTGTATCAGTTGATGAATATTCGAACCTTATCGTAGCTTGTGATTTTGTGTATTTTTGACCATAAATCACAATCTCAGGTGCTGGATCCCAAGCAAAAACTCCATGTCTAGCATCGGTATTCCATGATCCCACCGAAGAACCAATATAATAAGTTATTCCTTTAGGGTTAGGCACTTTATTTCCTAAAAATCCATATGCTTGTGCAGATATTGTAGTAAGTAAACACACAATAACCAATAAACTTGAGAAAACAAATTTCTTTTTCATAATATCCTCCTATTCTTAAATATCTAGTTAACTAATTTCTACAAAAAATGTAAAATTCCTCCTTTTCTTCAAAATATTCAATCTATTAAGTTATTTGCCTTTATGGCATAACCAAAAATCAATAAAATTAATGCTGCAAAACAAAGAGCGAATTACTGTGTGTAACATAGAGAGTGAGAAGGGACAAGTTCTAAAAAGTCGGTTAAACCATTGGTATATATGGTTTTTTTGGTTACACCTAAGTTTTATGAATAAAACCACCATACAAACTGGTTTTGGTTGCCTTAATGGCAACCTTTTAGTCTTTAAGACATTAACGAAAAATTATAAAATACAAGGTTGCAAAACCAAAGGGCGAATTGCTATTAAATAATAGTGATAATAGAGAGGGTTTTTAAAAAGTGACTTGAAGAGTTGATATGACTAGGTTTGTTAAGGTTTTTAGGGTGTCACCTTTT carries:
- a CDS encoding matrixin family metalloprotease — translated: MKKKFVFSSLLVIVCLLTTISAQAYGFLGNKVPNPKGITYYIGSSVGSWNTDARHGVFAWDPAPEIVIYGQKYTKSQATIRFEYSSTDTNDYATEVSECRCSTSDYSNITFWGDFGPLSDDREKETTAHEVGHSLGLAHEDDVPSIMVSGPEWLDSIYPVSDDWSGIRARY